A stretch of the Rhizobium sullae genome encodes the following:
- a CDS encoding CBS domain-containing protein, with protein sequence MKVSEVMTRDVRLVRPDHTIQEAAKIMAELDAGVVPVQDNDRLVGMLTDRDIAVRAIAQGQGPEAKVGDIMTSEVRYCFDDQDTEEVCKNLADQQIRRIPVVNRNKQLVGILSLGDLATIVEKGSAGATLAGISRHGGQHSQSGGLH encoded by the coding sequence ATGAAAGTGAGCGAAGTGATGACGCGTGACGTCCGGCTCGTCAGGCCGGACCACACGATACAGGAAGCAGCGAAGATCATGGCCGAACTCGACGCTGGCGTCGTGCCGGTCCAGGACAATGACCGGCTCGTTGGCATGCTGACGGATCGCGACATCGCGGTGCGCGCCATTGCTCAGGGCCAGGGCCCCGAGGCGAAAGTCGGCGATATCATGACGTCCGAGGTCAGGTACTGCTTTGATGATCAAGACACGGAAGAGGTCTGCAAGAATCTTGCCGATCAGCAGATCAGGCGGATTCCAGTGGTCAACCGGAACAAGCAGCTGGTCGGCATACTGTCCCTTGGCGATCTGGCAACAATCGTCGAAAAAGGGTCGGCAGGCGCAACTCTTGCGGGCATATCGCGGCACGGAGGTCAGCATTCGCAGTCGGGCGGCCTTCACTAG
- the denD gene encoding D-erythronate dehydrogenase — MHVMVIGAAGMIGRKLVEKLGSDAEALGRGIDRLTLVDVIAPPLPAALASVSNALALDLSEAGAAARLAAMRPDLIFHLAAIVSGEAEADFEKGYRINLDGTRSLFEAIRHEGQKAPYTPRLIFASSIAVFGQPFPEKIADDFFTTPLTSYGTQKAICELLLADYSRRGIFDGIGIRLPTICIRPGKPNKAASGFFSNILREPLAGQEAVLPVEENVRHWFASPRSAIGFFVHAARIDTSNIGPRRNLTMPGLSALVGEEIEALRRVAGDKAVKLIRREADPVIRAIVSGWATDFDAQRATALGFRAETNFDEIIKIHIEDELGGKI, encoded by the coding sequence ATGCATGTGATGGTTATCGGCGCAGCCGGCATGATCGGCCGCAAACTGGTGGAAAAGCTCGGCTCCGACGCCGAAGCGCTGGGCCGCGGCATCGACAGGCTGACGCTCGTCGACGTCATTGCTCCGCCGCTGCCTGCCGCACTTGCCTCCGTTTCCAACGCGCTGGCGCTTGATCTCTCGGAAGCCGGCGCCGCAGCCAGGCTTGCCGCGATGCGGCCGGATCTGATCTTCCATCTTGCGGCGATCGTGTCCGGCGAGGCCGAGGCCGATTTCGAAAAGGGCTATCGTATTAACCTCGACGGCACGCGTTCGCTATTCGAGGCGATCCGGCACGAGGGCCAGAAAGCGCCTTATACGCCGCGCTTGATTTTCGCGTCATCCATCGCTGTCTTCGGGCAACCTTTCCCGGAAAAGATCGCAGATGATTTCTTCACGACGCCGCTGACGAGCTACGGGACGCAGAAGGCGATCTGCGAGCTCCTCTTGGCCGACTATTCACGGCGTGGGATCTTCGACGGCATCGGCATCCGCCTGCCGACCATCTGCATTCGCCCCGGCAAGCCCAACAAGGCCGCCTCCGGCTTTTTCTCCAACATCCTGCGCGAACCGCTTGCCGGTCAGGAGGCCGTCCTCCCGGTTGAAGAGAACGTCCGCCACTGGTTTGCGAGTCCCCGTTCGGCGATCGGCTTCTTCGTCCATGCCGCGCGTATCGACACCAGCAACATCGGCCCACGCCGCAATCTGACCATGCCCGGCCTTTCCGCGCTTGTCGGCGAAGAGATCGAGGCGCTGCGCCGCGTTGCCGGCGACAAGGCAGTCAAGCTCATCCGCCGCGAAGCCGACCCCGTCATTCGTGCGATTGTTTCCGGCTGGGCGACAGATTTCGATGCGCAGCGCGCGACCGCACTCGGCTTCAGGGCCGAAACCAATTTCGACGAGATCATCAAGATCCACATTGAGGATGAACTCGGGGGGAAGATCTGA
- a CDS encoding FadR/GntR family transcriptional regulator yields the protein MDESPILTHVPNVGRSLARQTARDVIAEKLMVLIATNMLRPGDELPGERELANVLHVSRETVRGAVQMLAAQGIIEVSHGSRSRVGKVDLSHITVTIASPNAIDSYDLESVHAARLHIELKIVGDAAERIDGETLNKLQSLLEAQRLGGDDAMRFLICDREFHVAIYRACGNPLLADFVTDLYTYMMNYRRNAMSQPGAIEASYNDHVAIVEALARHDREAVVAAFQHHLTRIYETTRVLLTAGRPA from the coding sequence ATGGACGAGAGCCCGATCTTGACGCACGTGCCGAATGTCGGGCGAAGCCTCGCCCGCCAGACCGCACGAGACGTCATTGCTGAAAAGCTGATGGTCCTGATTGCCACAAACATGCTGCGGCCGGGCGACGAACTGCCGGGCGAGCGTGAGCTTGCCAATGTTCTTCATGTCAGCCGGGAAACCGTGCGCGGCGCAGTCCAGATGCTTGCTGCGCAAGGCATTATCGAGGTGTCGCATGGCAGCCGCAGCCGTGTCGGCAAGGTTGACCTCAGCCACATCACCGTCACGATCGCATCCCCTAACGCCATCGACAGTTACGATCTGGAATCGGTTCATGCCGCGCGGCTGCATATCGAGCTCAAGATCGTCGGCGACGCCGCCGAAAGGATAGACGGCGAAACGCTGAACAAGCTGCAGAGCCTTTTGGAAGCGCAGCGTCTGGGCGGGGACGATGCGATGCGCTTTCTCATCTGCGACCGCGAATTCCACGTTGCGATCTATCGCGCCTGCGGCAACCCGCTGCTCGCCGACTTCGTCACCGATCTGTACACTTACATGATGAACTACCGGCGCAACGCCATGTCCCAGCCGGGTGCCATCGAGGCCAGCTACAACGATCATGTTGCGATCGTCGAGGCTCTCGCGCGGCATGACCGGGAGGCCGTCGTGGCGGCGTTCCAGCATCATCTGACGCGTATTTACGAAACGACAAGGGTCCTGTTGACCGCCGGCAGGCCGGCTTGA
- a CDS encoding DUF2267 domain-containing protein gives MSTSGLDVFDKTLQITNTWLNEIMADHGPDRHVAWHILGAVLKALRDRLSPDLAAHLGAELPLIVRGIYYDQYRPSKTPDKTRSRDEFLEHIAEGLKSIRPVDPAAAAKSVFQVLARHIDLGQSAKVRDALPKEIQALWPESVGVK, from the coding sequence ATGAGCACATCCGGTCTCGATGTCTTCGACAAGACACTGCAAATCACCAATACCTGGCTGAACGAAATCATGGCCGATCATGGTCCCGACAGGCACGTCGCATGGCATATACTAGGCGCCGTCCTGAAAGCTTTGCGCGACAGGCTTTCGCCGGACCTTGCCGCCCATCTCGGTGCGGAACTGCCACTCATTGTGCGCGGCATTTACTATGACCAATACCGCCCTTCGAAGACGCCGGACAAAACGCGTTCACGTGATGAATTCCTCGAGCATATCGCGGAAGGGCTGAAATCCATTCGCCCGGTCGATCCCGCCGCTGCAGCAAAATCCGTATTCCAGGTTCTTGCCCGCCATATCGATCTCGGCCAATCGGCCAAGGTGCGCGATGCGCTGCCGAAGGAGATCCAGGCTCTGTGGCCCGAGAGCGTCGGCGTGAAATAG